The Crocosphaera sp. UHCC 0190 DNA window GTAGATATTGGCAGTTTTCAGGGTGCAATTAATCCTAAAACCCATTCTTTTCGAGAGTTTCCTGATTATGTACGACAAAATTTAGATCCCCAAAAACACAAAAAAATTGCTATGTTTTGTACGGGTGGAATTCGTTGTGAAAAAGCGACTTCATTTTTATTAAAAGCAGGATTTTCAGAAGTATATCATCTGAAGGGAGGAATTTTGAAATATTTAGAAGAAGTTCCCCCAGAAGAGAGTTTATGGGAGGGAGAATGTTTTGTTTTTGATGAAAGGGTAGCCATTAAACATCAATTAGAGGGAGGAAGTTATGAAATGTGTCTTGGCTGTGGTCATCCAATTTCCGAGGAAGATAAATTATCATTGCAATATGAAGAAGGGGTATCCTGTCCCCATTGCTTTGCAAACTTAACCCCTGAAAAGTTAGCGAAACAAAGAGAAAAACAAAGACAAATAAATCTTAATCATGATGAATAATGCTGAACCCAGATCAGGTTATACTTTACCTGTCTTTGCTTGTGCTGCTGGGATTGCTGCTTTAGATTGCCTCCATAACATTGAGATTAATCAGACAGTTTCTCTCGATTTAATTGAACCATCGGCAACGGTAAATATTCCTATTCAACAAGTAGCTAAAATCCAGGAAAATATTGCATTGGGAATTACCATTAGTGATCCAGGAGATAACTTAGATTTAACGAGAAATACCCCGATTTGGGCCATAGTTGAAATAGTTAAAAATAGTCAAACTGATGAGCAAATTATCATCAAAGGGGGTGAAGGAATTGGTAAACAAATTAATAATAATCAAAAAGATGCTATTTATTCTTATGCCAAAAAACTATTACATCATAATTTAAAACAACATCTTAAACTTGAAGAAACTATTATTATTACTATTATTTTACCGGAAGGACGCAAACTAGCAAAACGAACTTCTAATGAAGCATTTGGGGTAGTCGAGGGATTATCCTTATTAGGGACAAGTGGCATATCTCAACCCTTAAGCGCACCCAGTCAATTAGAACTTTATCAACAACAATTAAAAGAGAAAGCTAAACAATTTGACACCGTAGTTTTTTGTTTAGGAGAAAATGGCTTAGACTTAGCCCAAAAATCGGGTATTAACCCTCAACAATTAATTAAAACAGCTAATTGGTTAGGGCCATTATTAGTCACAGCAGGACTAGAAAAAGTCCAGTCTATTCTACTCTTTGGCTATCACGGAAAATTAATTAAATTAGCAGGAGGAATCTTTCATACTCATCATCATCTAGCCGATGGAAGACGAGAAATATTAGTCGCTCATGGGGCTAAAATAGGATTATCAACCCCAATTCTACAACAACTTTTTACCTGCGAAACCACCGAAAATGGGTTACAAAAATTGAGAAAATTAGATCAAGAGATGGGAACTAATTGGACTGAAAAAATTTATGAATCTCTTGCGGAAACTATTGATAAACGGACACAGGAATATATCCATAAATACGTTGATTTTGACGTTAACATTGGCTCAGTTTTATTTGGACGCGATCGCCAGATTATTATTACCAGTAAAAGAGGTGAAACTTTACTGAATAGTTGATAAAGCCAATTTATATAGAAAAATGTAACAAATGCGCCTACATTCCTAAGTAATTTTGCTAAGTTAGATGATTGATATCTCTGCTTCTATTTCACCTATGGCTCTAATCGTTCAAAAGTATGGGGGAACCTCAGTCGGTTCAGTGGAACGTATCCAAACTGTGGCCCAACGCATTCATAAAACAGTCCAAAACGGTAACAGTGTCGTTGTCGTTGTGTCAGCGATGGGAAAAACCACCGATACTTTAGTCAGTTTAGCCAAGGCAATTACCGAAAACCCCTCCCGACGAGAGATGGATATGTTACTCTCCACAGGAGAACAGGTATCCATTGCCCTAATGACCATGGCCCTGCAACAAATAGGACAACCGGCCATCTCCTTAACGGGGGCCCAAGTAGGCATTGTCACAGAAGCAGAACATAGTCGGGCCCGCATTCTCTCCATTAAACCCGATCGCATTCAACGTCATCTTAACCGTTCAGAAGTGGTTGTGGTGGCGGGGTTTCAAGGAATAAGTAACATCGATGACTTAGAAATTACGACCCTGGGCCGTGGGGGTTCCGATACCTCAGCCGTTGCCCTCGCGGCCGCCTTAAAAGCCGATTTTTGCGAAATTTACACCGATGTGCCTGGTATTTTAACCACTGACCCCCGTCTCGTCTCTGATGCTCAATTAATGGCAGAAATTACCTGTGATGAGATGCTAGAATTGGCAAGTTTAGGGGCCAAAGTATTGCATCCAAGGGCCGTGGAAATTGCCCGAAATTATGGGGTTTCCTTAGTCGTGCGATCCAGTTGGAGTGATCAACCTGGAACCCTTGTGGTTTCCCCCATTCCTAAACCGAGATCCTTAGAAGGGTTAGAAATTACCAAAGCGGTCGATGGGGTAGAATTTGACAGAGATCAGGCAAAAGTTGCCTTATTACGAGTTCCCGATCACCCTGGAATTGCGGCCCGTCTCTTTGGGGAAATTGCCCATCAAAAAGTAGATGTAGACCTGATTATTCAATCAATCCACGAAGGCAATAGTAATGATATCGCCTTTACGGTGGTGAAAAATGTGTTAACCAAAGCAGAAGCAGTGGCCGAAGCGATCGCCCCGGCCCTACGGAGTTACCCGGCCAACCCCCAAGAAGCAGAGGTGATCGTAGAAAAAGGGGTGGCCAAAATTGCGATCGCAGGGGCGGGAATGATTGGCCGGCCGGGTATTGCAGCTAAAATGTTTAAAACTTTAGCAGAAGCTAATATTAATATTGAAATGATTGCTACCTCGGAAGTAAAAGTCAGTTGTGTCATCGACCAAGAAGACGGTGATCGCGCGATTGAAGCCCTCTGTAACGCTTTTGATGTGGATCTGTCTCCTGTCCCTGTGACAGCGAAAACCGTTGCTATGTCTCCCCCGGTTCGGGGTGTGGCCTTAGATATGAAGCAGGCCCAAATTGCCATCCGTCATGTGAAAGATCGCCCAGGCATGGCAGCCAGCATTTTTGGGGTATTGGCAGAGCATAATATTAGTGTGGATACTATTATTCAATCCCAACGCTGTCGTATTGTGGCAGGAATGCCCACCCGTGACATTGCCTTTACCGTTGCCCAAGGGGATGTAAAAGGGGCTTGTTTGGCCTTAAATAGTCTCTCTGATGGCTTTGATGAGGTGCTGGTTGATGAAGATATTGCTAAGGTAAGTATTGTCGGGGCCGGAATGGTGGGACAACCTGGGATCGCTGCTAAGTTTTTTGATGCCTTAGCGAGTCAAAAAATTAACATTAAAATGATTGCCACCTCAGAGATCAAAATTAGCTGTGTGGTTCCCAAGGAAGAAGGGATCAAAGCCTTAAAAGCTGTGCATCAAGCCTTTGAGTTGGCAGGGAAGGAAACGGTAGAAGTGCCAGCTTAGATGTAAACCAGGTTTTAACATGAGATCGTTAATTATGGCAAGAGTCCTTGCCTTTTTTTTACAAAAACATTAGAATAGTTAATATAAGTTTACACAGGGAAACCAATTATGAGTAACCTCATCATCGAACTCATCGCCTTTACCGCAGTTGTGATGGCCGTTAAAGGCATTCAGTCTCAGCAACAATCTGATTCCGTCGTGATCCCTGTTCGTATTGATGAAAATATTAGGAGACGTTGAATTATGTTAGAAAAATTGGTAATGTTCTTGCAAGACGAGTTAGATATCCCCGCAGAACAAGTTCATCTTGCTTTACGTAACACCCAAGCCATTCCCTCCCAGTTACCGATGCAACTATGGAAATATGGGCTAATTAACTTAGGTCAATTAGAAAAAATTTTTGATTGGTTAGAAGCTGCATAAACTTAGCCAAGGTTAAGTTCTGAGTGATTCTTAAAAAATAGTTAGACAATTGGGGAATTAAGGCAAAATTGTTAAGGTGGGTAGCACCATACTAAACCCAATCGGAAAAAGAATGCTACTAATCAGCTATCTTGTAGAGACGTTTCATGAAACGTCTCTACTGGCCGTTTGTTAGTTGGGTTCTAAGAAAATATGTAGCTGATTACCACTGTAACTACTATTTCCTTCTAAATTGGCCACATCTCTCAGTCTTTCGACAATCTGTTCCAATTTTTCGCGGCCAAGTTGAATAAATGCCCTTTCCCGACCTCGAAATCTCATGGAAAATTTGACTTTACAACCATCCTTAAGAAACTTGCGGGCCTGATTTAGTTTGGTATCTAAATCCCCTGTATCTATGCAATATCTCAGTTGCAATTCTTTAACGGAGGTTTCTGTGCGGTTTTTCTTCGCTTGGGCTTCTTTTTTCTGTAATTGATACTTAAACTTGCCATAATCAATTATCTTACACACAGCAGGAGACGCATTCGGGGAAACTTCTACTAAGTCTAATTCTGCTTGTTCTGCTAAACTAAGGGCTTCTTGTAGGGATTGAATGCCGAGTTGTTGTCCGTCTTCACTAATTACTCTAACTTCTTGCGCTTTAATTCTATGATTAACTCGGTATTGATCAGATTGTTCAAAAGGTTTAACGGGCTTATTTCTTGTTTTTGCTCGTCTCAAATTTCTCTTTTGCTCCTATATAACTACAGTCTTCCTCCCATTGTATCATATATAGCAAGTCTCATACTTGTGAGGTACAGAGTTCTCTGGTTTTAGGCAACAGGCAACAGGCAACAGGGAATAAACTAGGGTGTACCTCATGAGTCCAAGAAACGCTATAACCTGAAAAAGAGCAAAAATTTTGGCTATATTTTTAGATAAAATAGCTAGACTCTGATAGAGTAAAATTCATGAATCAAGGTTGGATTTATCGAGATAAAGTACGCCCCATTGATGCAGGGTTGACTGTCTTAGAATATTATACAGAACGTTATCATCATTCGGGTTCTGAGGAGTGGTTAAAACGCATTTTATCTGAGCAAATTTTACTGAATAATCAACCTGTTAACCCTCATACTTGTTTACAAACTGGACAGAATTTAACCTATCATCGTCCTCCTTGGAAAGAACCTGATGTTCCCTTATCTTTTGAAGTCTTGTCTGAGGAGCAAGATTTACTCATTATTGCTAAACCATCAGGACTTCCTGTGTTACCAGGAGGCGGATTTTTAGAACATACTTTATTATGGCAATTACAACAACAATATCCTCAAGATAAACCTGTTCCGATTCATCGCTTAGGAAGGGGAACATCAGGGTTGATGTTGATAGCGCGATCGCCTCTTGCTCGCTCTAATTTAACGCAACAAATGCGAGATCGTCAAATTCGTAAAGTTTACCGAACTTTAATCGGAAAAAGCGAGTTACCTGATCATTTTATCATCGATCATCCTATTGGTAAAATTCCCTATCCAAGCTTAGGTTATCTTTACGCTGCTACTCCTGATGGAAAGTTTGCTTATAGTGAATGTCAAGTTCTAAAACGTAGGGATCAAAATACTCTTTTAGAAGTTACAATATTAACGGGTCGTCCCCATCAAATTAGAATTCATTTAGCAACAATGGGTTATCCTTTATTGGGTGATCCTTTATATACAATTGGGGGAATTCCTAAAATAAATGATAATGATAAATTAGCGGTTCCTGGAGATTGTGGTTATTATCTTCACGCTTATCAGCTTGCTTTTATTCATCCTAGGACAAAACAACTGATGACCTTTACTTGTCCTGATAGAATTAACCCAAAATATCATGACTCGTTAGACTAATTTCTGCAAAAGCTAAGGGAGAAATTCTCTTAATGTCTTTTTGCTGATTATTGATTAAAACGATTGACACAAGCAGCGTTTTTTAAACCAATTGGGGACATGGTAATAATTTCTCCTTGAACTAATTCCACCCTATCCTCTGGCGTTAAAATGCCAACTTTCGCCATTTTGTGATACTCTTTAACAGTAAATTTTCTGGTTACAACTTGCATCGTTTGACCTCAGTAAGAACTAAAAAATATACCCCAAAAAATTATATCTTTATCTTGCTTAAGATTTTCTGATATATCAGGGTATTTTTGTTTAAAATAGTTTAATAATAGTTGAGAATCTCCCCCTGTTAGAATTATTGGACTGTTAGGATAATTATTTAACCAATCATCAATAAATGTTCTAATCCCCCCCAATATAGTATACAAAATTCCACTGGTAATGGCATCGGGAGTATTGATTGACCAACGAAGGGGTAAAGTTTCAGATAAACTAACATTAGGTAACGCTGCAGTTTTGGTTGCTAATGACTGAAATTGTAATTTTAATCCTGGTAAAATTGCTCCTCCCATTAAAGCGCGATCCCTATCAACTCCTGTTAAGGTTAATGCGGTTCCTGCATCTATAACTAAACAAGGAAAACCATAGATTTGTCCTGCACCTAACAATGCTAAAGCGCGATCAATTCCCATGGTTGAATATAGATTGTTAAGAGGAATTTTATCTAAAGTAATGATTTGAGTTTCAGGATAAGTTTGCCATAATTTAGTTTGAAAAGGAACCACAGAAGCGATATATAAGGGTAAATTATTGGGGATGTTAGGAAGTAATAAATTTTGGGGTAAGATTTGAGTGATTAAGGGTTTAGATAAATGCTCATTATCCCAAATAGATTGTAATTTATTTTGTTTAAAGTATCCCCAATGTAAACGAGAATTACCAATAACTAAAGCTAACCAATCCGTTGATTTTGAAGTAGATAAATTATTCACAATTTAACTATAAAAAACATTTTGGTGGGTTACGGTGGACATTTAATTAGTTAGTTGGTTGGTTTCTTCAGTTATCTCCACCTAACCCACCCTACAATAATTATTTAGGGTGTTTCTATAAGCACAGTTACCGCAGCATTGGCAATAATCATGTCATCATTCTTATCATTTAATTCAGGGATAGCTCGTCCTTGAACTATCATGCCACCCTCTTTTATCGTAATACTTTTTTGACCAAAAGGTAATACGGCTAAAACTTCATCTTGACGGACATTTTTAGGGTAAGGAACTGCCACTTGTACCTCGACAATCATCTCATTCGGATGACTCAAACCGGCCACTTCCCAGACTCCAGGTAACGCATTGTGTGCGATCGCATTGCGAACGGCTCGCGCTGCTGCTACAGTAGGATCTTGACCATGTTGATCAATTCCCATTCCCATCTCAATAATTAAACGTTTTCGTGGCATAGTTTTTCAGGATTAAGTTTATTAATATTATGTCATATTTATCGTTATTTTTAGTACAAACGTTCTTTTGAATTAGATTTTGCTGGGGATTCTATTAACCATTTCTAGGATCTCACACCACGTTATCAATCGGTAATAAAATAATGTGCCAAATTTTGGGAGAAGTTGTAAAGTAGAAAAACTTATGGAAATGTTTGGGATATAAGGATGAAAATCGTTCAAACTCTGTTGATCACCACTTTAGTCACTACCGTTGGCTTAATTCCTTTACCCAGTCTGGCTCAAATCAAGGATAATCAAGTCAATGCCTTGGTCAAGGCCATGAAACAAGCTGCACCCCCTAACCGTGCCAATGATGGAATGTATAGTGCTTGGCAGGTTCTACCGAATATTATCCCTAGTTGGACAAAGCAATGTGTGGGGAAAGAAATGACCCCCGAACAGTTTGAAAAGGATACTAAAGCGGCGGAAAAGACCGTTAGTTGTATTGTGAAACGGGAATTAAATAGCCAATATCAGACGACGAAAAACGAGATGAAGTCTGTGCAAGGAGTCGCTTGTTGGTGGATGACCGGAAAATATCAAGGTTGCGATCGTGATCCGTCTAAAACCTATGTTCAACGGGTTGTTAATGCTTATAAACCCTAAAATGTAGTAGGTTGGGTTGAGGCAGTGTCCTGAGGGATAGTCCAAGGAAACCAAACCCAACACAGCAAGGGGTTTTGTTGGGTTTCACTCTCGTTCAACCCAACCGACAGTTGAGCCAAAACCGACTAGATATATGACCACACAAGCACAAGAATTGATTGATTTAGCTTTAAAAATGGGGGCTTCTCAGGCAGAAGTTTATCATTCCCGTTCCCTCTCTCATCCGGTATTTTTTGAAGCCAACCGTCTCAAGCAATTAGAAAGTTCTCAGTCAGAAGGAACGGCCTTACGTCTCTGGAAAGAAGGATGTCCAGGGTTAGCGGTTGCTTATGGAGAAGTGGAGAGTCAAAAATTAGTAGAAAAGGCGATCGCTTTATCTGAGTTAAACAGTGCTGAAACTATCGAATTAACTGATCCGCGCACTGA harbors:
- a CDS encoding rhodanese-related sulfurtransferase; translation: MPYTVATFYKFVPLADFAQKQASLLAYCQNHQIKGTILLSQEGINGTIAGTSDDIEAVINYLCNDVRFADLEVKYSSAQQLPFERIKVRLKKEIVTLGMPEIDPSQQVGTYVNAKEWNQLISDDETMVIDTRNTYEVDIGSFQGAINPKTHSFREFPDYVRQNLDPQKHKKIAMFCTGGIRCEKATSFLLKAGFSEVYHLKGGILKYLEEVPPEESLWEGECFVFDERVAIKHQLEGGSYEMCLGCGHPISEEDKLSLQYEEGVSCPHCFANLTPEKLAKQREKQRQINLNHDE
- the cbiD gene encoding cobalt-precorrin-5B (C(1))-methyltransferase CbiD; its protein translation is MNNAEPRSGYTLPVFACAAGIAALDCLHNIEINQTVSLDLIEPSATVNIPIQQVAKIQENIALGITISDPGDNLDLTRNTPIWAIVEIVKNSQTDEQIIIKGGEGIGKQINNNQKDAIYSYAKKLLHHNLKQHLKLEETIIITIILPEGRKLAKRTSNEAFGVVEGLSLLGTSGISQPLSAPSQLELYQQQLKEKAKQFDTVVFCLGENGLDLAQKSGINPQQLIKTANWLGPLLVTAGLEKVQSILLFGYHGKLIKLAGGIFHTHHHLADGRREILVAHGAKIGLSTPILQQLFTCETTENGLQKLRKLDQEMGTNWTEKIYESLAETIDKRTQEYIHKYVDFDVNIGSVLFGRDRQIIITSKRGETLLNS
- a CDS encoding aspartate kinase: MALIVQKYGGTSVGSVERIQTVAQRIHKTVQNGNSVVVVVSAMGKTTDTLVSLAKAITENPSRREMDMLLSTGEQVSIALMTMALQQIGQPAISLTGAQVGIVTEAEHSRARILSIKPDRIQRHLNRSEVVVVAGFQGISNIDDLEITTLGRGGSDTSAVALAAALKADFCEIYTDVPGILTTDPRLVSDAQLMAEITCDEMLELASLGAKVLHPRAVEIARNYGVSLVVRSSWSDQPGTLVVSPIPKPRSLEGLEITKAVDGVEFDRDQAKVALLRVPDHPGIAARLFGEIAHQKVDVDLIIQSIHEGNSNDIAFTVVKNVLTKAEAVAEAIAPALRSYPANPQEAEVIVEKGVAKIAIAGAGMIGRPGIAAKMFKTLAEANINIEMIATSEVKVSCVIDQEDGDRAIEALCNAFDVDLSPVPVTAKTVAMSPPVRGVALDMKQAQIAIRHVKDRPGMAASIFGVLAEHNISVDTIIQSQRCRIVAGMPTRDIAFTVAQGDVKGACLALNSLSDGFDEVLVDEDIAKVSIVGAGMVGQPGIAAKFFDALASQKINIKMIATSEIKISCVVPKEEGIKALKAVHQAFELAGKETVEVPA
- a CDS encoding DUF2949 domain-containing protein; protein product: MLEKLVMFLQDELDIPAEQVHLALRNTQAIPSQLPMQLWKYGLINLGQLEKIFDWLEAA
- the infC gene encoding translation initiation factor IF-3; its protein translation is MRRAKTRNKPVKPFEQSDQYRVNHRIKAQEVRVISEDGQQLGIQSLQEALSLAEQAELDLVEVSPNASPAVCKIIDYGKFKYQLQKKEAQAKKNRTETSVKELQLRYCIDTGDLDTKLNQARKFLKDGCKVKFSMRFRGRERAFIQLGREKLEQIVERLRDVANLEGNSSYSGNQLHIFLEPN
- a CDS encoding RluA family pseudouridine synthase, translated to MNQGWIYRDKVRPIDAGLTVLEYYTERYHHSGSEEWLKRILSEQILLNNQPVNPHTCLQTGQNLTYHRPPWKEPDVPLSFEVLSEEQDLLIIAKPSGLPVLPGGGFLEHTLLWQLQQQYPQDKPVPIHRLGRGTSGLMLIARSPLARSNLTQQMRDRQIRKVYRTLIGKSELPDHFIIDHPIGKIPYPSLGYLYAATPDGKFAYSECQVLKRRDQNTLLEVTILTGRPHQIRIHLATMGYPLLGDPLYTIGGIPKINDNDKLAVPGDCGYYLHAYQLAFIHPRTKQLMTFTCPDRINPKYHDSLD
- a CDS encoding pantothenate kinase produces the protein MNNLSTSKSTDWLALVIGNSRLHWGYFKQNKLQSIWDNEHLSKPLITQILPQNLLLPNIPNNLPLYIASVVPFQTKLWQTYPETQIITLDKIPLNNLYSTMGIDRALALLGAGQIYGFPCLVIDAGTALTLTGVDRDRALMGGAILPGLKLQFQSLATKTAALPNVSLSETLPLRWSINTPDAITSGILYTILGGIRTFIDDWLNNYPNSPIILTGGDSQLLLNYFKQKYPDISENLKQDKDIIFWGIFFSSY
- a CDS encoding Lin0512 family protein, whose product is MPRKRLIIEMGMGIDQHGQDPTVAAARAVRNAIAHNALPGVWEVAGLSHPNEMIVEVQVAVPYPKNVRQDEVLAVLPFGQKSITIKEGGMIVQGRAIPELNDKNDDMIIANAAVTVLIETP